The following proteins come from a genomic window of Asterias amurensis chromosome 15, ASM3211899v1:
- the LOC139948424 gene encoding F-box/WD repeat-containing protein 5-like isoform X2: MDDSKSVWLCLPDSLVLQIFTYLSSAELLRAAQSCKAWHRISKDELLWKALLYEEWKIDRCMPLPPGHTSFFREFRRLKCHVPCIEVQVLREHTDQVLHVSFSHNGKMFGTCSKDGTIKVWKTGPPISLKYSRAMKELFRWQYTQFSQFNACDTLLLVSGVHFGPNSTSGEIAVFNLKDDFALQARVLNKPYDIFGCWLNSSHLLSGNLHYLGHLSSCSALWLNKATQEVLSEQESVIMRLFKFLNINASSVRSITVANCRNLGKGEDYIKTPPQTVNYRDYDSSSHTGLNSSGPLPDSSESELEGRVGAPCSYMYESDTEMTASESEVGQSGTEGSRDLVGESMDPDQSASRALPKGSDTWPALHQSRSDPCLPSEDTDQARKARAIANINQLYQQQCRQQSHRNALASHLVQSSEASSDDATLAQARPTKQSNPLGVSKPKRSPVKRDVSDVSGTPPDVLRKSLRTEAAAPDDSQPSTSSGSANSAPVNRGPADTCYKSLWLRVRQAEMRRGGENYDEDLFRILIEGINPNYRAAQCEDHADMGGNWSTKGGAGKDVASSSNAGEASGVHQPLDMRESQNTVSSRCSSSDTVLSSPDCDHTSSLTFAAESSSASDIIRAWGKQFNFGSTESLDDEPSIHYPDRRRGFSDPELSRQHPGQRDALPQLRTESEEISNMSSSSMSDSQSQDYSYRTHKVRRRKLSPKEEHQHLIFTRGSQAYTPHQIGIKRIDSTMANTLKGPLGASCKPEETREGMGQDREPDQPGGVEFDKVDHVIELNGHAIGMALSPDHRYLYVNCRCWPRDYVISDPLTPPPIAQEIEIRVYDLINLTEVKRLHGHKAFSPNDEFNFIFLDVSDLYVASGAEDRQGYIWDRYYGILLAKLAHRDVVNSVAFNPRDPEMMITASDDHTLKVWFSHHKAMMAKEVGH, from the exons ATGGATGATTCAAAGAGCGTCTGGCTTTGCCTTCCGGACAGCCTTGTCCTTCAGATCTTCACCTACCTCTCCTCAGCTGAACTCTTGAGGGCAGCACAGTCCTGCAAAGCGTGGCATCGTATCAGCAAGGATGAGCTACTGTGGAAGGCGCTGTTGTACGAGGAATGGAAGATCGACCGATGCATGCCTTTACCACCAG GTCATACCTCCTTCTTTCGTGAATTCCGACGGCTCAAATGTCACGTTCCGTGCATCGAGGTTCAGGTCCTGAGGGAACACACCGATCAGGTGCTACATGTCAGCTTCTCTCACAACGGGAAGATGTTTGGTACCTGCTCAAAAGACGGAACCATTAAA GTTTGGAAGACAGGCCCGCCGATCTCACTGAAGTATAGCCGTGCTATGAAGGAGCTCTTTCGATGGCAATATACGCAGTTCTCACAGTTTAACGCTTGTGATACATTGCTACTGGTGTCTGGTGTTCACTTCGGACCGAACAGTACATCGGGAGAAATCGCAGTATTCAACCTTAAAG ATGACTTTGCGCTTCAGGCACGGGTGCTCAACAAGCCGTACGACATCTTCGGCTGCTGGCTGAATAGCTCCCATCTCCTGTCCGGCAATCTCCACTATCTAGGCCACCTTTCCTCTTGCTCTGCCCTCTGGCTCAACAAAGCCACTCAGGAAGTCCTTTCTGAACAAGAGTCTGTCATCATGCGTCTGTTTAAATTCCTGAACATTAATGCCAGCTCTGTGCGGAGCATCACCGTCGCAAACTGTCGGAACCTCGGCAAAGGAGAGGACTATATTAAGACACCTCCACAGACGGTTAACTACAGGGATTACGATTCCTCCTCACACACTGGCTTGAACTCCAGTGGACCACTGCCAGACTCAAGCGAAAGTGAACTCGAAGGTAGAGTCGGTGCGCCTTGCTCATACATGTACGAGAGCGACACTGAAATGACTGCCAGTGAAAGCGAGGTAGGACAAAGTGGAACTGAGGGGTCGAGGGATCTGGTCGGGGAATCCATGGACCCAGATCAGAGTGCAAGTAGGGCATTGCCCAAAGGGTCTGATACCTGGCCTGCCTTACATCAGAGTCGGAGTGATCCATGTCTACCGTCTGAGGACACAGACCAAGCAAGAAAAGCTCGTGCAATAGCAAACATCAACCAGCTTTACCAGCAGCAATGTCGGCAGCAATCCCACCGCAACGCTTTGGCGTCCCATCTCGTGCAATCAAGCGAAGCCAGCTCTGATGACGCTACATTAGCCCAGGCCCGACCGACAAAGCAGTCAAACCCACTGGGGGTGTCAAAGCCAAAGCGCTCCCCGGTCAAGAGGGACGTTAGCGATGTCAGCGGAACGCCACCGGATGTTCTGAGGAAGAGTCTTCGCACCGAGGCAGCAGCGCCAGACGACAGCCAGCCAAGTACGTCATCAGGTTCTGCCAACAGCGCTCCTGTCAATAGAGGGCCTGCGGACACCTGCTATAAAAGCCTATGGCTGAGAGTCCGACAGGCTGAGATGAGACGTGGCGGCGAGAATTACGACGAGGATTTATTTAGGATCCTGATAGAAGGGATTAATCCGAATTACCGGGCGGCCCAGTGTGAGGATCATGCTGATATGGGAGGAAACTGGTCCACAAAGGGGGGAGCTGGAAAGGATGTGGCTTCAAGCAGCAATGCAG GAGAAGCTTCAGGAGTTCATCAACCGCTAGATATGAGGGAGAGTCAGAATACAGTAAGCTCTCGCTGCAGCTCAAGTGACACTGTCCTGTCCAGCCCGGACTGCGACCACACCTCATCCCTCACCTTCGCCGCCGAGAGCAGCAGCGCCAGTGATATCATCCGAGCCTGGGGGAAGCAGTTCAACTTCGGCAGCACGGAGAGTCTTGATGACGAACCATCCATCCATTACCCGGATCGCCGGCGTGGATTCAGCGACCCGGAACTCTCACGGCAACACCCCGGGCAGCGTGACGCCCTCCCACAACTTCGGACGGAGAGCGAAGAGATCAGCAATATGTCCAGTAGTAGCATGTCAGACTCGCAGTCGCAGGATTACTCGTACAGAACTCATAAAGTTCGCCGGCGAAAGCTGTCACCAAAGGAGGAGCACCAGCATTTGATCTTCACTCGGGGCAGCCAGGCGTATACGCCGCATCAGATTGGAATCAAACGGATTGATTCAACGATGGCAAACACCCTGAAGGGGCCGCTTGGGGCGAGCTGCAAGCCGGAGGAGACCAGGGAAGGGATGGGGCAGGACAGGGAGCCGGACCAGCCCGGGGGTGTCGAATTTGATAAGGTGGATCATGTCATTGAGCTGAATGGCCATGCCATAGGGATGGCACTATCGCCAGATCACAG GTACCTCTACGTAAACTGTCGTTGCTGGCCGCGAGATTACGTAATCTCAGACCCTCTGACACCGCCCCCAATTGCCCAGGAGATCGAGATCCGAGTCTACGATCTCATAAACCTCACCGAAGTTAAAAGACTCCACGGGCACAAAGCATTCTCTCCTAACGACGAATTCAACTTCATCTTTCTGGATGTCAGTGACCTTTATGTGGCAAG TGGGGCCGAGGACCGACAGGGTTACATATGGGATCGCTATTACGGGATCCTTCTTGCCAAACTCGCCCATCGAGATGTCGTCAACTCAGTCGCCTTCAACCCACGGGATCCAGAGATGATGATCACAGCCAGCGATGACCACACCCTGAAGGTGTGGTTCTCACATCACAAGGCCATGATGGCAAAAGAAGTGGGTCATTGA
- the LOC139948424 gene encoding F-box/WD repeat-containing protein 5-like isoform X1, with protein sequence MKNSVLVCIFRMDDSKSVWLCLPDSLVLQIFTYLSSAELLRAAQSCKAWHRISKDELLWKALLYEEWKIDRCMPLPPGHTSFFREFRRLKCHVPCIEVQVLREHTDQVLHVSFSHNGKMFGTCSKDGTIKVWKTGPPISLKYSRAMKELFRWQYTQFSQFNACDTLLLVSGVHFGPNSTSGEIAVFNLKDDFALQARVLNKPYDIFGCWLNSSHLLSGNLHYLGHLSSCSALWLNKATQEVLSEQESVIMRLFKFLNINASSVRSITVANCRNLGKGEDYIKTPPQTVNYRDYDSSSHTGLNSSGPLPDSSESELEGRVGAPCSYMYESDTEMTASESEVGQSGTEGSRDLVGESMDPDQSASRALPKGSDTWPALHQSRSDPCLPSEDTDQARKARAIANINQLYQQQCRQQSHRNALASHLVQSSEASSDDATLAQARPTKQSNPLGVSKPKRSPVKRDVSDVSGTPPDVLRKSLRTEAAAPDDSQPSTSSGSANSAPVNRGPADTCYKSLWLRVRQAEMRRGGENYDEDLFRILIEGINPNYRAAQCEDHADMGGNWSTKGGAGKDVASSSNAGEASGVHQPLDMRESQNTVSSRCSSSDTVLSSPDCDHTSSLTFAAESSSASDIIRAWGKQFNFGSTESLDDEPSIHYPDRRRGFSDPELSRQHPGQRDALPQLRTESEEISNMSSSSMSDSQSQDYSYRTHKVRRRKLSPKEEHQHLIFTRGSQAYTPHQIGIKRIDSTMANTLKGPLGASCKPEETREGMGQDREPDQPGGVEFDKVDHVIELNGHAIGMALSPDHRYLYVNCRCWPRDYVISDPLTPPPIAQEIEIRVYDLINLTEVKRLHGHKAFSPNDEFNFIFLDVSDLYVASGAEDRQGYIWDRYYGILLAKLAHRDVVNSVAFNPRDPEMMITASDDHTLKVWFSHHKAMMAKEVGH encoded by the exons ATGAAAAACTCTGTATTAGTTTGTAT ATTCAGAATGGATGATTCAAAGAGCGTCTGGCTTTGCCTTCCGGACAGCCTTGTCCTTCAGATCTTCACCTACCTCTCCTCAGCTGAACTCTTGAGGGCAGCACAGTCCTGCAAAGCGTGGCATCGTATCAGCAAGGATGAGCTACTGTGGAAGGCGCTGTTGTACGAGGAATGGAAGATCGACCGATGCATGCCTTTACCACCAG GTCATACCTCCTTCTTTCGTGAATTCCGACGGCTCAAATGTCACGTTCCGTGCATCGAGGTTCAGGTCCTGAGGGAACACACCGATCAGGTGCTACATGTCAGCTTCTCTCACAACGGGAAGATGTTTGGTACCTGCTCAAAAGACGGAACCATTAAA GTTTGGAAGACAGGCCCGCCGATCTCACTGAAGTATAGCCGTGCTATGAAGGAGCTCTTTCGATGGCAATATACGCAGTTCTCACAGTTTAACGCTTGTGATACATTGCTACTGGTGTCTGGTGTTCACTTCGGACCGAACAGTACATCGGGAGAAATCGCAGTATTCAACCTTAAAG ATGACTTTGCGCTTCAGGCACGGGTGCTCAACAAGCCGTACGACATCTTCGGCTGCTGGCTGAATAGCTCCCATCTCCTGTCCGGCAATCTCCACTATCTAGGCCACCTTTCCTCTTGCTCTGCCCTCTGGCTCAACAAAGCCACTCAGGAAGTCCTTTCTGAACAAGAGTCTGTCATCATGCGTCTGTTTAAATTCCTGAACATTAATGCCAGCTCTGTGCGGAGCATCACCGTCGCAAACTGTCGGAACCTCGGCAAAGGAGAGGACTATATTAAGACACCTCCACAGACGGTTAACTACAGGGATTACGATTCCTCCTCACACACTGGCTTGAACTCCAGTGGACCACTGCCAGACTCAAGCGAAAGTGAACTCGAAGGTAGAGTCGGTGCGCCTTGCTCATACATGTACGAGAGCGACACTGAAATGACTGCCAGTGAAAGCGAGGTAGGACAAAGTGGAACTGAGGGGTCGAGGGATCTGGTCGGGGAATCCATGGACCCAGATCAGAGTGCAAGTAGGGCATTGCCCAAAGGGTCTGATACCTGGCCTGCCTTACATCAGAGTCGGAGTGATCCATGTCTACCGTCTGAGGACACAGACCAAGCAAGAAAAGCTCGTGCAATAGCAAACATCAACCAGCTTTACCAGCAGCAATGTCGGCAGCAATCCCACCGCAACGCTTTGGCGTCCCATCTCGTGCAATCAAGCGAAGCCAGCTCTGATGACGCTACATTAGCCCAGGCCCGACCGACAAAGCAGTCAAACCCACTGGGGGTGTCAAAGCCAAAGCGCTCCCCGGTCAAGAGGGACGTTAGCGATGTCAGCGGAACGCCACCGGATGTTCTGAGGAAGAGTCTTCGCACCGAGGCAGCAGCGCCAGACGACAGCCAGCCAAGTACGTCATCAGGTTCTGCCAACAGCGCTCCTGTCAATAGAGGGCCTGCGGACACCTGCTATAAAAGCCTATGGCTGAGAGTCCGACAGGCTGAGATGAGACGTGGCGGCGAGAATTACGACGAGGATTTATTTAGGATCCTGATAGAAGGGATTAATCCGAATTACCGGGCGGCCCAGTGTGAGGATCATGCTGATATGGGAGGAAACTGGTCCACAAAGGGGGGAGCTGGAAAGGATGTGGCTTCAAGCAGCAATGCAG GAGAAGCTTCAGGAGTTCATCAACCGCTAGATATGAGGGAGAGTCAGAATACAGTAAGCTCTCGCTGCAGCTCAAGTGACACTGTCCTGTCCAGCCCGGACTGCGACCACACCTCATCCCTCACCTTCGCCGCCGAGAGCAGCAGCGCCAGTGATATCATCCGAGCCTGGGGGAAGCAGTTCAACTTCGGCAGCACGGAGAGTCTTGATGACGAACCATCCATCCATTACCCGGATCGCCGGCGTGGATTCAGCGACCCGGAACTCTCACGGCAACACCCCGGGCAGCGTGACGCCCTCCCACAACTTCGGACGGAGAGCGAAGAGATCAGCAATATGTCCAGTAGTAGCATGTCAGACTCGCAGTCGCAGGATTACTCGTACAGAACTCATAAAGTTCGCCGGCGAAAGCTGTCACCAAAGGAGGAGCACCAGCATTTGATCTTCACTCGGGGCAGCCAGGCGTATACGCCGCATCAGATTGGAATCAAACGGATTGATTCAACGATGGCAAACACCCTGAAGGGGCCGCTTGGGGCGAGCTGCAAGCCGGAGGAGACCAGGGAAGGGATGGGGCAGGACAGGGAGCCGGACCAGCCCGGGGGTGTCGAATTTGATAAGGTGGATCATGTCATTGAGCTGAATGGCCATGCCATAGGGATGGCACTATCGCCAGATCACAG GTACCTCTACGTAAACTGTCGTTGCTGGCCGCGAGATTACGTAATCTCAGACCCTCTGACACCGCCCCCAATTGCCCAGGAGATCGAGATCCGAGTCTACGATCTCATAAACCTCACCGAAGTTAAAAGACTCCACGGGCACAAAGCATTCTCTCCTAACGACGAATTCAACTTCATCTTTCTGGATGTCAGTGACCTTTATGTGGCAAG TGGGGCCGAGGACCGACAGGGTTACATATGGGATCGCTATTACGGGATCCTTCTTGCCAAACTCGCCCATCGAGATGTCGTCAACTCAGTCGCCTTCAACCCACGGGATCCAGAGATGATGATCACAGCCAGCGATGACCACACCCTGAAGGTGTGGTTCTCACATCACAAGGCCATGATGGCAAAAGAAGTGGGTCATTGA